The Paenibacillus sp. FSL R7-0204 genome includes a region encoding these proteins:
- a CDS encoding carbohydrate ABC transporter permease: protein MRLRTILGKTILWIFLLAFAFITLIPVVITILGSFKTNAELTAGATFLPESWHFSNYAEAWAQANFSRYTLNSLMVSLAAVVGTLLVSSMAAYVVDRMDFAGKKWYVGMQSFTMFVAVGAVVLRPQFDLMVKLHLHSSLWGVILILISAHASIFFILTSFMKGIPRELDEAALIDGCSPGRTFWRIILPLLGPGLGVGALFTFRGAWNEYLLPLVFTMTKPELQTLTVGLANLKYGISAASQTHYMMAGACLSILPILVAYLFANKSFMQMTAGSLKG, encoded by the coding sequence ATGAGACTAAGAACCATACTGGGCAAAACAATCCTGTGGATATTTTTGCTGGCATTTGCTTTTATCACCCTGATTCCTGTCGTTATAACCATCCTGGGCTCCTTCAAGACAAATGCCGAGCTTACTGCGGGTGCGACCTTCCTGCCGGAGAGCTGGCACTTCTCGAACTATGCCGAAGCCTGGGCGCAGGCCAATTTCTCCAGGTATACCCTGAACAGCCTGATGGTCTCCCTGGCGGCGGTGGTCGGCACGCTGCTGGTATCATCCATGGCGGCTTATGTGGTGGACCGGATGGATTTTGCCGGCAAAAAATGGTATGTCGGAATGCAGTCCTTCACCATGTTCGTGGCTGTAGGGGCGGTCGTGCTGCGTCCGCAGTTCGATCTGATGGTCAAGCTTCATCTGCACAGCAGCCTGTGGGGGGTTATCCTGATTCTGATCTCCGCCCATGCTTCGATCTTCTTCATTCTCACAAGCTTCATGAAGGGGATTCCCCGCGAGCTGGACGAGGCGGCGCTAATAGACGGCTGCTCTCCCGGCCGGACCTTCTGGCGGATCATATTGCCGCTGCTCGGACCCGGACTCGGCGTAGGTGCCCTGTTCACCTTCCGCGGCGCGTGGAATGAATATCTGCTGCCGCTCGTGTTCACGATGACGAAGCCGGAGCTGCAGACACTGACTGTCGGACTGGCGAACCTGAAGTACGGGATTTCAGCCGCTTCCCAGACCCACTATATGATGGCGGGCGCCTGCTTGTCCATTCTGCCGATTCTCGTGGCCTATCTGTTCGCCAACAAATCCTTCATGCAGATGACGGCCGGTTCCCTGAAGGGGTAA
- a CDS encoding carbohydrate ABC transporter permease codes for MNKTKHALFSYSFIFPSALLTLVLGIYPIAWAFRYMFYDYKGFGTARFTGLANFSRILKDTQFWDSVVNTFVYAGGKLLITIPLALLLAAILNRGLRGRQLLRGIFFMPTVISTAVMAVVFFTIFNSYNGILNQFLIRSGLSDSGVDWLGPKYAMLTVILVAAWGAVGNYMLLFLAGLQNIPEDVYEASSLDGAGKIQQFRYITLPMLGPVMQMVIMLAIITALKGYESIMVLTEGGPVGKTEVMFLYLYKLFFPVGGGSAAVQVQEFGYGSAVAFVSAVIVGMISLIYFYASRRMNQTD; via the coding sequence ATGAACAAAACGAAACATGCCTTATTTTCATATAGCTTTATCTTTCCTAGCGCCTTGCTCACATTGGTTCTCGGAATTTACCCGATCGCCTGGGCGTTCCGCTATATGTTCTATGATTACAAAGGGTTCGGAACGGCCCGGTTTACAGGCTTGGCCAATTTCAGCCGCATCCTGAAGGACACCCAGTTCTGGGATTCAGTGGTGAATACATTTGTCTATGCAGGCGGCAAGCTGCTGATTACCATTCCGCTAGCCCTGCTGCTGGCTGCCATATTGAACCGGGGGCTGCGGGGCAGACAGCTGCTGCGGGGGATTTTCTTCATGCCGACCGTCATCAGTACCGCCGTAATGGCTGTAGTCTTCTTCACGATTTTCAACTCATATAACGGGATTCTGAACCAGTTCCTGATCCGCTCGGGCCTCTCGGATTCCGGTGTGGATTGGCTGGGGCCGAAATATGCCATGCTCACCGTCATTCTGGTTGCGGCCTGGGGGGCGGTCGGGAATTATATGCTGCTCTTCCTCGCCGGTTTGCAGAATATTCCCGAGGATGTGTATGAGGCCTCTTCCCTGGACGGGGCAGGAAAAATCCAGCAGTTCCGTTATATCACCCTGCCGATGCTGGGGCCTGTCATGCAGATGGTTATTATGCTGGCGATCATTACAGCCCTGAAGGGCTACGAGAGCATCATGGTTCTGACCGAAGGCGGTCCTGTAGGCAAGACGGAGGTCATGTTCCTGTATTTGTACAAATTATTTTTCCCTGTCGGCGGGGGCAGTGCGGCGGTCCAGGTCCAGGAGTTCGGATACGGCAGTGCGGTTGCCTTTGTGTCTGCGGTCATTGTAGGGATGATATCACTCATTTATTTCTACGCATCCAGACGCATGAATCAGACCGATTGA
- a CDS encoding sugar kinase: protein MNKQLDAVTFGEPMAMFYANEAGPLHEVTSFSKALAGAESNVATGLSRLEHLTGYVTKLGEDNFGQFITSALNKEKIDTASITTTKEFSTGMLIKSKVLTGDPKVEYFRKNSAASKLSLADFNEDYFASAGHLHVTSISSALSASCHEFSLHAMEFMKQRGKTVSLDPNLRPTLWPDTETMVDTINDLATRCDWFLPGHGEGKILTGLETPEEIAGYYLERGVSLVVIKLGPEGAYYKTSAGEEGYVDGFKVEQVVDTVGAGDGFAVGVISAMLEKLSVAEAVKRGNAIGALAVMSPGDMDGLPTRDALEAFMSTGVKK from the coding sequence ATGAATAAACAGCTGGATGCAGTCACCTTCGGGGAGCCGATGGCTATGTTCTACGCCAATGAAGCCGGCCCACTGCATGAGGTCACTTCCTTCTCCAAGGCGCTGGCAGGTGCGGAGAGCAATGTAGCCACCGGATTATCACGCCTGGAGCATCTGACCGGTTATGTGACCAAGCTGGGCGAAGACAACTTCGGCCAGTTCATCACCTCGGCGCTGAATAAGGAGAAGATTGATACCGCGAGTATCACAACGACCAAGGAATTCTCCACGGGCATGCTGATCAAATCCAAGGTACTGACCGGAGATCCTAAGGTCGAATATTTCCGCAAAAATTCCGCCGCCTCCAAGCTGAGCCTCGCCGACTTCAATGAAGATTACTTCGCTTCCGCAGGCCATCTGCATGTGACCAGCATCTCTTCCGCACTCTCGGCTTCATGTCACGAGTTCTCGCTGCATGCCATGGAGTTCATGAAGCAGCGCGGCAAGACTGTATCGCTCGATCCGAATCTGCGCCCGACCCTGTGGCCGGACACTGAAACTATGGTTGATACGATCAATGACCTGGCTACCCGCTGCGACTGGTTCCTGCCCGGACACGGAGAAGGCAAGATCCTCACCGGTCTTGAGACTCCGGAGGAGATTGCCGGGTACTATCTGGAGCGCGGCGTATCCCTTGTAGTGATCAAGCTCGGTCCTGAGGGCGCTTACTATAAGACCTCCGCTGGTGAAGAGGGCTATGTGGACGGCTTCAAGGTCGAGCAGGTTGTCGATACGGTCGGCGCCGGAGACGGCTTCGCGGTTGGGGTGATCAGCGCCATGCTGGAGAAGCTCAGCGTAGCGGAAGCCGTGAAGCGAGGCAATGCGATTGGCGCACTCGCCGTGATGTCCCCTGGCGATATGGACGGACTTCCCACCCGCGACGCGCTGGAAGCCTTCATGAGCACGGGCGTTAAGAAATAA
- a CDS encoding ABC transporter substrate-binding protein, with amino-acid sequence MMKRMLMTSLSLVLAFGLAACGNGNSGGGNAAEGKGEGAKAGSGEKTKISYWTGDRHDADFVKEKVAEFNATNTDGIEVELVVKGDDFDTALDLSFQTSDAPDVIRVKENTVQTFYKKGFLAPIDEFLSDEMKTKFPAMPDLNEFDGKRYSLPNYGTTMRLVYNKDLFAKAGIEHPPATLQELVDTAKKLTAAGKADGAYGFALNFKSPGSAFARSARVVAEMSGYGGFGYDFKTARYDFSGFEQIINAFKQIKDDGSMLPGVESLDIDPLRAQFAEGKIGMYMSYSSEPGVYKNQFPAKIDWAAAPVPTIDGNVKGASGFLGGQWLALSSKSEHKEAAWKFMEFMYGDQVLTDYQEKGFGISMVPSISAAAKTPDVNGIEGFLPNKNDGVWPVYPSVAPEGMKSDDAFFKYMLNGGDLKAIIADLNKRYNAALDSVIANDGVKAEPDAGFDPAALGGKFAK; translated from the coding sequence ATGATGAAGCGTATGCTAATGACATCTCTGAGCTTGGTCCTGGCATTTGGCTTAGCAGCCTGCGGCAACGGTAACAGTGGCGGCGGCAACGCAGCTGAAGGCAAGGGAGAAGGGGCGAAAGCTGGTTCGGGGGAAAAAACTAAAATCAGCTACTGGACAGGAGACCGCCATGATGCGGACTTCGTGAAGGAGAAGGTAGCTGAGTTCAACGCTACCAATACTGACGGGATTGAGGTGGAACTGGTCGTTAAGGGCGATGACTTCGATACCGCGCTCGATCTGTCTTTCCAAACCTCGGATGCACCGGATGTGATCCGGGTGAAGGAGAACACCGTCCAGACCTTTTACAAAAAAGGCTTTCTCGCTCCGATTGATGAGTTCCTGAGCGATGAGATGAAGACGAAATTCCCGGCCATGCCGGATCTGAACGAATTTGACGGCAAGCGTTACAGTCTGCCGAACTATGGAACGACTATGCGTCTGGTGTACAACAAGGATCTGTTCGCCAAAGCAGGCATTGAGCATCCGCCGGCTACCCTGCAGGAGCTGGTGGACACAGCCAAGAAATTGACAGCAGCCGGCAAAGCGGACGGCGCTTACGGCTTCGCCCTTAACTTCAAGAGCCCCGGCAGTGCATTCGCACGTTCGGCACGGGTGGTTGCGGAGATGAGCGGCTATGGCGGCTTCGGGTATGATTTCAAGACGGCCCGCTACGACTTCAGCGGCTTCGAGCAGATCATCAATGCCTTTAAGCAGATCAAGGACGACGGCAGCATGCTGCCGGGCGTAGAATCGCTGGATATTGATCCGCTGCGGGCGCAGTTTGCGGAAGGCAAGATCGGAATGTACATGTCCTACTCCTCGGAGCCGGGCGTCTACAAGAATCAGTTCCCGGCCAAGATTGACTGGGCGGCCGCTCCGGTGCCTACCATCGACGGCAATGTGAAGGGGGCTTCCGGCTTCCTCGGGGGCCAATGGCTGGCGCTCAGCTCGAAATCTGAGCACAAAGAAGCAGCCTGGAAGTTCATGGAGTTCATGTACGGCGATCAGGTGCTGACGGACTATCAGGAAAAAGGCTTCGGCATCTCCATGGTTCCATCTATTAGCGCAGCAGCCAAGACACCGGATGTGAACGGCATTGAAGGCTTCCTGCCGAATAAGAACGATGGAGTGTGGCCGGTCTATCCGTCTGTAGCACCGGAAGGAATGAAATCGGACGACGCCTTCTTCAAGTATATGCTGAACGGCGGCGACCTGAAGGCGATTATCGCCGATCTGAACAAACGCTATAACGCTGCACTGGATAGTGTGATTGCGAATGACGGCGTGAAGGCCGAGCCGGATGCCGGCTTTGATCCCGCCGCACTGGGCGGCAAGTTCGCCAAGTAG
- a CDS encoding response regulator, with translation MDRKLEPERFKLCVIDDIKSVVDMVSRKPPWQEHGIEITGTALDGEAGLQLIRETRPDIVLTDIRMPRMDGLQMTRAILEVLPDCKIIILSAYSEFSYAQEAIRLGALDFVKKPFSLEEIVNAVLKARELCREERQETARLTAMEAKIRESLPILRQEYLTFLLHHQTTEADARSRWAYLDIPLDQHDFFVFVAEIDHFAEKLSGQPVQEVELLRFSLHNILEETISALTRGVIIREATDRYICIMNGSDPETAALITEACCMNVSRFSRHTLSIGVGLGTAAIQELGTAYRQALSALGYHFYTGGNGVYHYSNIENKPLSLHSYSASAEQELLFALRSGNSAKSLQVLDQLFSELLDSRLLPDPRYVESVGYELSSRICRVLLEQFPYGQVEPLELRIAAMKNQVHPSLQDIRDLLSWLCRKACTLVTEARSLESTRIIRQAVEYIHSHLDTGLSLEQMAKQINLSQGYFSNLFKKVQGISFQQYVMHEKMEKAKAMLISGRQVQEIAQDLGYEHRRYFSEVFKKYTGMTPSEFKLHYLGKE, from the coding sequence ATGGACCGGAAGCTGGAGCCGGAAAGGTTCAAATTATGTGTAATCGACGATATTAAAAGTGTGGTGGACATGGTCTCGCGCAAGCCGCCGTGGCAGGAGCACGGTATTGAGATCACCGGCACGGCGCTTGACGGCGAAGCGGGACTGCAGCTCATCCGCGAGACCCGGCCGGACATTGTGCTGACGGATATCCGGATGCCAAGAATGGACGGCCTGCAGATGACCCGGGCGATTCTGGAGGTGCTGCCGGACTGTAAGATTATTATTCTCAGCGCCTACTCGGAGTTCTCTTATGCCCAGGAGGCCATCCGGCTGGGGGCGCTTGATTTTGTGAAGAAGCCCTTTTCCCTGGAGGAGATTGTGAATGCAGTGCTGAAGGCCAGGGAGCTGTGCCGGGAGGAGCGTCAGGAGACCGCCAGACTTACTGCGATGGAGGCCAAAATCAGAGAAAGTCTGCCCATCCTCCGCCAGGAATATCTCACCTTCCTGCTGCACCACCAGACGACAGAGGCGGATGCCCGTTCCCGCTGGGCCTACCTTGATATCCCGCTGGACCAGCATGATTTCTTCGTGTTTGTCGCCGAGATTGATCATTTCGCGGAGAAGCTGAGCGGCCAGCCTGTGCAGGAGGTCGAGCTGCTAAGGTTCAGCCTGCACAATATTCTCGAAGAGACGATTTCCGCCCTGACCCGCGGCGTTATTATCCGGGAGGCGACAGACCGGTACATCTGCATCATGAACGGCTCGGACCCGGAGACAGCCGCGCTGATTACGGAGGCCTGCTGCATGAATGTAAGCCGCTTCTCGCGTCATACCCTTTCAATTGGCGTGGGCCTCGGCACGGCGGCGATTCAGGAGCTGGGTACGGCGTACAGACAGGCGCTTAGCGCGCTGGGGTATCATTTCTATACCGGGGGCAACGGGGTATATCATTATAGCAATATCGAGAATAAACCTCTCTCGCTCCACAGCTATTCCGCCTCCGCCGAGCAGGAGCTGCTGTTCGCCCTGCGTTCCGGCAATTCCGCCAAAAGCCTGCAGGTGCTGGACCAGTTGTTCTCGGAGCTGCTGGACAGCAGGCTTTTGCCTGATCCGCGTTATGTTGAGAGTGTCGGCTATGAGCTGAGCTCCAGGATCTGCCGGGTCCTGCTGGAGCAGTTCCCTTACGGGCAGGTGGAGCCGCTGGAACTCAGAATTGCCGCCATGAAGAACCAGGTGCATCCTTCCCTGCAGGATATCCGGGACCTGCTGTCCTGGCTGTGCCGGAAGGCTTGTACACTAGTTACGGAGGCCCGTTCCCTGGAGTCCACGCGGATTATCCGTCAGGCCGTCGAATATATCCATAGTCATCTGGATACGGGGCTGTCGCTGGAGCAGATGGCGAAGCAGATTAACCTTAGCCAAGGGTATTTCTCCAATTTGTTCAAGAAGGTGCAGGGGATTTCGTTTCAGCAGTATGTGATGCACGAGAAGATGGAGAAGGCGAAGGCGATGCTGATTAGCGGCCGGCAGGTTCAGGAGATCGCCCAGGATCTCGGGTATGAGCACAGGCGCTATTTCAGCGAGGTGTTCAAGAAATATACCGGCATGACCCCGTCCGAGTTCAAATTGCATTATCTTGGAAAAGAATAG
- a CDS encoding carbohydrate-binding protein produces MMLRRFKLLSALLIFCMANLLPVFPLTASAAGTIVSYPLPSVYNTTSQYTVTADSTNIPVIDTSEVFVNYNYCNFSFSGTTTITITASEPINTYNISPKALGITATKSGNTLTFTLSAPTYLIVKINNLKDLVIAADALETNVPASSGTGIYNVKTQYGADSNGAALATTAIQNAINAANAAGGGIVYVPAGVYKSGNIVLKSNVSVYLAGGSVIRGSGNPSDYTTHFHKNSLNKDGTWFIYTETNANNIKIYGRGTIDGNGHYMRNTNNYLNNILVPLQCSNFTVDGITIRDSGGWATIVTRSNNVTFQNTKHFNNNELDYENDAIDIQESQNVLIKHTVAVSEDDTYSFKTWDVATTDIAANWPGTPENQSNVVVDDALAWSRCGAFKVGDGVKQLQDGIVVKNSFVYRCWRALAVGHLYGTPAAQNIVFDNIDVEGFWPRSGVHSRWFDLSAKTGPIKNVVYNNINLRALGEVSIMKGWSDTSTVSGVTLNNVRVGGVAVNNLADLKITDTNSYAAEPKFNTLKFEAEGYNLSSGVISYESSTDGGLDVGGGSNGDYIAFKNVDFGSTAKTSIDLKVASANSGGRIEFHLDSPTGTMLGYWTAESTGGWQSWSLKNIPITAGTAVGTHTVYVTFVKSDSTTVANLTWFQFK; encoded by the coding sequence ATGATGTTGAGAAGGTTCAAATTATTAAGTGCATTATTAATTTTTTGTATGGCCAATCTGTTACCAGTCTTTCCTTTGACAGCAAGCGCGGCGGGTACCATTGTAAGCTATCCATTACCGTCGGTCTATAACACGACCAGTCAATACACGGTAACAGCAGACTCTACCAATATACCGGTAATCGACACTTCGGAGGTATTTGTAAACTATAATTACTGTAATTTCTCTTTTTCAGGTACGACTACAATCACAATAACAGCAAGCGAGCCCATCAATACCTATAATATCTCTCCCAAAGCCTTGGGAATCACTGCAACAAAGAGCGGAAATACACTTACATTTACCCTTTCAGCACCAACCTATCTTATCGTCAAAATCAATAATCTGAAAGATCTGGTGATTGCGGCAGATGCGCTTGAAACCAATGTTCCGGCCTCATCCGGTACAGGAATATACAATGTTAAAACCCAGTATGGTGCTGACAGTAACGGTGCCGCTTTGGCTACAACTGCCATACAAAATGCCATCAATGCGGCTAACGCAGCAGGCGGCGGTATCGTATACGTTCCTGCCGGCGTATACAAGAGCGGTAACATTGTTCTAAAAAGCAATGTCTCGGTTTATCTGGCGGGTGGTTCTGTGATACGGGGTTCAGGAAATCCAAGCGATTACACTACCCATTTCCATAAGAATTCTCTGAATAAGGATGGAACCTGGTTTATTTATACCGAAACCAATGCCAACAATATTAAGATATACGGCAGGGGAACGATTGACGGCAATGGCCATTATATGAGAAATACAAACAATTATTTGAATAATATTCTTGTACCTTTGCAGTGCAGCAACTTCACGGTTGACGGCATAACCATCAGAGACAGCGGCGGCTGGGCTACTATCGTTACAAGATCCAATAACGTAACCTTCCAGAATACCAAGCACTTCAACAACAATGAACTTGATTATGAGAATGATGCAATAGACATCCAAGAGAGCCAGAATGTACTCATCAAGCACACTGTTGCAGTATCGGAGGATGACACCTACTCCTTTAAGACCTGGGATGTAGCAACTACGGATATAGCTGCCAACTGGCCTGGAACTCCTGAAAACCAGTCCAATGTAGTTGTGGATGATGCTTTGGCTTGGAGCAGATGCGGAGCATTCAAGGTTGGAGATGGAGTGAAACAGCTTCAGGATGGCATCGTGGTTAAAAACTCTTTTGTATACAGATGCTGGCGCGCTTTAGCGGTAGGTCATCTCTATGGGACTCCAGCCGCACAGAACATCGTATTTGACAATATAGATGTAGAAGGCTTCTGGCCAAGATCCGGTGTTCACTCCAGATGGTTTGATCTTTCGGCAAAAACCGGTCCGATCAAAAATGTGGTCTATAATAATATCAATTTACGCGCTCTGGGCGAAGTTTCAATAATGAAGGGTTGGAGTGACACTTCTACGGTCTCCGGAGTGACATTAAACAATGTTCGCGTCGGTGGAGTTGCGGTGAATAATTTGGCGGATTTGAAAATAACAGATACGAACAGCTATGCGGCAGAGCCAAAATTCAACACATTGAAATTCGAAGCGGAAGGCTATAACCTTAGTTCAGGTGTTATATCCTATGAGTCAAGCACTGACGGCGGGCTGGATGTGGGCGGAGGAAGTAATGGCGACTATATCGCATTTAAAAACGTAGACTTTGGCAGTACAGCTAAAACAAGTATTGATCTGAAGGTTGCATCTGCTAACTCCGGCGGAAGAATCGAATTCCACTTGGACAGCCCTACAGGCACTATGCTGGGTTATTGGACAGCAGAAAGCACCGGCGGATGGCAGTCATGGTCCCTCAAGAATATCCCGATTACTGCCGGGACAGCGGTAGGAACCCATACGGTATATGTTACTTTTGTGAAGTCAGATTCAACCACAGTTGCAAATTTAACCTGGTTCCAGTTCAAGTAG
- a CDS encoding glycoside hydrolase family 130 protein gives MTQHVPAILQSAPFIRRYPGNPVLDAAKVPYPTALVFNAGVTKFNGKYVMIFRNDYGSLADQTLEPHHTTDLGIAYSDDGLSWTAGPKPVFKMHDEEIIRAYDPRLTVIGGRCYMCFAVDTRHGIRGGIAVTDDLEHFEVLSMSTPDLRNMVLFPELIGGKYVRLERPFTVYSRGGRDRFDAWISESPDLVHWGNSSLLLAVEQVPFANDKVGPAAPPVRTDKGWLTTFHAVDVDPARGKHGWEDTWKKRYTAGIMLLDLQDPRKVIGMSRQPLLAPETDYEISGGFRNHVIFPGGMILEDDGEVKIYYGSADTVECLATAHVDDLLRLCLEPGNQ, from the coding sequence ATGACTCAACACGTTCCGGCGATTCTGCAATCCGCCCCGTTCATCCGGCGGTATCCGGGCAATCCGGTGCTGGATGCAGCGAAGGTTCCTTACCCCACCGCACTGGTATTCAATGCCGGTGTAACGAAATTTAACGGCAAATATGTGATGATCTTCCGCAATGATTACGGCTCACTGGCTGACCAGACGCTTGAGCCGCACCACACCACGGATCTCGGCATTGCCTACAGCGATGACGGGCTGAGCTGGACCGCCGGCCCGAAGCCGGTGTTCAAAATGCATGACGAGGAAATTATCCGCGCCTACGATCCGCGCCTGACTGTGATCGGCGGCCGCTGTTATATGTGTTTTGCCGTGGATACGCGCCATGGCATCCGTGGCGGGATTGCCGTTACCGATGATCTGGAACACTTCGAGGTGCTCAGCATGTCCACACCGGACCTGCGCAATATGGTTCTGTTTCCTGAATTAATCGGCGGCAAATATGTCCGGCTGGAGCGTCCCTTCACGGTGTACAGCCGCGGCGGCCGGGACCGCTTCGACGCCTGGATCTCCGAGTCGCCGGACCTTGTACATTGGGGCAACTCCAGCCTGCTGCTAGCTGTCGAGCAGGTGCCGTTTGCCAATGATAAGGTCGGTCCGGCCGCACCTCCGGTCCGGACGGACAAAGGCTGGCTGACCACCTTCCATGCGGTGGATGTGGACCCGGCCAGAGGCAAGCACGGCTGGGAGGACACCTGGAAGAAGCGCTATACCGCCGGAATTATGCTGCTGGATTTGCAGGACCCCCGCAAGGTGATCGGCATGAGCAGGCAGCCGCTGCTGGCACCGGAGACGGACTACGAGATCAGCGGGGGCTTCCGCAATCATGTGATTTTCCCCGGAGGGATGATTCTGGAGGATGACGGCGAGGTCAAGATCTATTACGGCTCTGCGGATACGGTGGAATGTCTGGCAACGGCTCACGTGGACGATCTGCTCAGGCTCTGTCTGGAGCCGGGGAATCAATAA
- a CDS encoding cache domain-containing sensor histidine kinase has protein sequence MNTLTAYGRKLWRQIAGRYYRISIKQRILFSFIVLITLSIGAMGTFSYWIAAQEIEDNAYAGSRETVSKTAQLLDSRLNDVALSVQSLMLSDAYRKMMLDVFSHDVSNYYVHLSDLQYVLSQATFNQPIIENVLIVTPIGDFYSTTQIRAQDNSFYGSELYDLSKEQPGGYWAKGHYDRLFTGSQRVVSFVVRGIYEYPYTPISNVFIVVNIREGRIDELLNTGGEQAGRNYYLVSREGEAVVESRWPFRGRFPWKPVLAEAGKAADPQDHYYSYGGKEYLVNYTSSASSPDWIISGMQSRDQLLGKLQRVQRITLYVIVVFLLATWLISNQLTSVLLKPLFKLRRLMRRVEENQLSVVYESRYEDEVAQVGFQFNRMMSEIKTLIADVKTKEEGKRHAEIRALTAQMEPHFLYNTLNTIYCKSVMGENDDVNEMILSLSQMFQIGLSGGKDLITLEDELSHMREYFAIQQKCYEGLFEYTVTVEDEALLSCLLPKIILQPVVENSIQHGFSDRTIGGRIDITVSREQGLLHICITDNGRGLDAAQVKQGMAIAPQSRKGYALFNIRHRLALYYGADARMDVSGEPSKGSRTDLWIPSGEEN, from the coding sequence ATATCCATTAAGCAGAGGATTCTGTTCTCGTTCATCGTGCTGATCACGCTGTCCATCGGTGCAATGGGTACCTTCTCGTACTGGATTGCTGCGCAGGAGATCGAGGACAATGCCTACGCCGGCAGCCGGGAGACGGTAAGCAAGACGGCACAATTGCTGGATTCCCGCCTGAATGATGTGGCGCTGTCCGTGCAGTCCCTGATGCTGAGCGATGCGTACCGCAAGATGATGCTCGATGTGTTCAGCCATGATGTGTCGAATTATTATGTGCATCTGTCGGATCTGCAATATGTGCTCTCCCAGGCAACGTTCAATCAGCCGATCATTGAGAATGTGCTGATCGTTACCCCGATTGGCGATTTCTATTCCACTACGCAGATCCGGGCGCAGGACAACTCGTTCTACGGTTCGGAATTATATGATCTGAGTAAGGAGCAGCCGGGCGGCTACTGGGCCAAAGGACATTATGACCGGTTGTTCACGGGCAGCCAGCGGGTGGTCTCCTTCGTAGTCCGGGGAATTTATGAATACCCTTACACGCCGATCAGCAATGTATTTATTGTGGTCAATATCAGGGAGGGCCGGATAGATGAGCTGCTGAATACAGGCGGAGAACAAGCAGGGAGGAATTATTATCTGGTGAGCAGGGAAGGAGAGGCGGTGGTGGAATCCCGCTGGCCGTTCCGGGGCAGGTTCCCCTGGAAGCCGGTGCTTGCCGAAGCCGGGAAGGCAGCTGATCCGCAGGATCACTATTACAGCTACGGAGGCAAGGAATATCTGGTTAATTATACAAGCTCAGCCTCATCGCCCGACTGGATCATCTCCGGGATGCAGTCGCGGGACCAGCTGCTGGGCAAACTGCAGCGGGTGCAGCGCATCACCCTCTATGTCATCGTTGTTTTCCTGCTGGCCACCTGGCTGATCTCCAATCAGCTGACATCTGTGCTGCTGAAGCCACTGTTCAAGCTGCGGCGGCTGATGCGCAGAGTCGAAGAGAACCAGCTCAGTGTGGTGTATGAGAGCCGCTATGAGGACGAGGTGGCCCAGGTCGGCTTTCAGTTCAACCGGATGATGTCGGAGATTAAGACGCTGATCGCAGATGTGAAGACCAAGGAGGAGGGCAAGCGGCATGCAGAGATCCGTGCCCTTACGGCGCAGATGGAGCCGCACTTTCTGTACAATACGCTCAATACCATCTATTGCAAATCGGTCATGGGCGAGAATGACGATGTGAATGAAATGATCCTGTCCTTATCGCAGATGTTCCAGATCGGGCTCAGCGGAGGCAAGGATCTGATTACACTTGAGGATGAGCTGTCCCACATGCGGGAGTATTTCGCCATTCAACAGAAATGCTATGAAGGACTGTTTGAATACACGGTGACGGTAGAGGACGAGGCCCTGCTGTCCTGCCTGCTGCCGAAGATTATCCTGCAGCCGGTAGTGGAGAACAGCATTCAGCATGGATTCAGCGACCGGACAATAGGAGGCAGGATAGACATCACGGTCAGCCGGGAGCAGGGGCTGCTGCATATTTGCATTACCGACAACGGACGGGGGCTTGATGCTGCACAGGTCAAGCAGGGGATGGCCATAGCCCCGCAGTCCAGAAAAGGCTATGCCCTGTTCAACATCAGGCACCGGCTGGCCTTGTATTACGGGGCCGATGCCCGTATGGACGTCAGCGGTGAGCCAAGTAAGGGGTCACGGACGGATCTGTGGATTCCGTCAGGGGAGGAGAATTGA